The region CATCGCCGATCAGTTGAAATAACCGGTTCAGATTCATTCGAAAAAAGGCGGAAGCGGGTATGGCAGACGCAGTCTTGGGCATCATTGGCGGTTCCGGCATCTACGATTTGCCGGGGTTGGAAAATTCCGAATGGATAACCGTTGAGAGCCCCTGGGGCACGCCTTCCGATCAGGTGCGCATCGGCACCATCGACGGCCTCAAGATCGTGTTCCTGCCGCGTCATGGCCGCGGCCATGTCTATTCGCCGACCACCATCAATTACCGCGCCAATATCGATGTGATGAAGCGCTGCGGCGTCACCGACCTTCTGTCGGTTTCCGCCTGCGGCTCGTTGAAGGAGGAACTGGCGCCGGGCACTTTCGTACTGGTGGATCAGTTCATCGACCGCACCTTTTCGCGCGAGAAGAGCTTCTTCGGCACCGGCTGCGTCGCCCATGTTTCCATGGCCATGCCGGTCAGCCCGAAACTGGTCGACGCCGTGGCCGCGGCGGCGGAGGCCGAAAGCCTGGCCTACAAGAGGGGCGGAACCTATCTCGTGATGGAAGGTCCGCAATTCTCCTCCCTCGCCGAAAGCCGCCTCTACCGCTCCTGGGGATGCGACGTGATCGGCATGACCAACATGCCGGAGGCAAAGCTCGCCCGGGAAGCGGAAATCAGCTACGCCACAATTGCGATGATCACCGACTATGACAGCTGGCATCCGGATCACGGCGAAGTGGATATCCAGGCGATCATCAAGGTTCTGCATGACAATGCGGAGAACGCTCAGCGGCTCGTTGCCCGTGTCGCACGGGATCTGCCGCGCGAACACCAGTCCTGCCCGGCAGGCTCCGACACCGC is a window of Roseibium salinum DNA encoding:
- a CDS encoding S-methyl-5'-thioadenosine phosphorylase, which gives rise to MADAVLGIIGGSGIYDLPGLENSEWITVESPWGTPSDQVRIGTIDGLKIVFLPRHGRGHVYSPTTINYRANIDVMKRCGVTDLLSVSACGSLKEELAPGTFVLVDQFIDRTFSREKSFFGTGCVAHVSMAMPVSPKLVDAVAAAAEAESLAYKRGGTYLVMEGPQFSSLAESRLYRSWGCDVIGMTNMPEAKLAREAEISYATIAMITDYDSWHPDHGEVDIQAIIKVLHDNAENAQRLVARVARDLPREHQSCPAGSDTALEFAMMTAAEKRDPELVARLDAVAGRVLNR